The following coding sequences lie in one Notolabrus celidotus isolate fNotCel1 chromosome 20, fNotCel1.pri, whole genome shotgun sequence genomic window:
- the si:ch211-51c14.1 gene encoding protein kinase C and casein kinase substrate in neurons protein 3, giving the protein MSTLPSDNSPEDANNRSFWMPGNYQRTVKRTEDAFQACNDIVACFQERARVERQYAQQLSEWSNKWKPVVDSSPLYGSLMKAWQCFLSSADRLASLHASICRSLVSEDGDKVRTWQKDTFHKKLFGGFKESQDTETGFIRAQKPWAKRLKKLDKARRAYHKVSRKEQVAREREAHAQGNPDVAIDKQKKIQEERELAQQEADKVRARYEKVLEEVNRYAPRYMEEMESIFDTSQDEERKRIVFLKQALLSIHKHLDITNNESVRAVYDELHNTLMGIDEHEDLRWWKNTHGPGMPTDWPHFQEWTPEKKTKKGKETKKVVEKKGTIERSAMIGGVRVRALYDYVGQETDELSFKAGEEFLKVEDEDDQGWCRGMKDDGWEGLYPANYVEVV; this is encoded by the exons ATGTCGACGCTACCATCAGACAACAGCCCTGAAGATGCCAACAACCGCAGCTTCTGGATG CCTGGGAACTATCAGCGCACTGTGAAGCGGACAGAAGATGCCTTCCAGGCCTGTAATGACATTGTGGCGTGTTTCCAAGAGAGAGCCCGCGTGGAGCGGCAGTACGCCCAGCAGCTCAGTGAATGGAGCAACAAGTGGAAGCCAGTAGTGGACTCCA GTCCTCTATACGGATCTCTCATGAAGGCTTGGCAGTGTTTTCTGTCTTCCGCTGACCGGCTGGCCTCCTTGCATGCGTCCATCTGTCGCTCCCTGGTGTCTGAGGATGGAGACAAGGTCAGGACCTGGCAGAAGGACACCTTCCATAAGAAGTTATTCGGAGGATTTAAGGAGTCCCAAGACACCGAAACAGGCTTTATAAGAGCTCAGAAGCCATGGGCAAAACGTCTCAAAAAG CTGGACAAAGCCAGGAGGGCGTACCACAAAGTGAGCCGGAAGGAGCAGGTGGCCAGAGAGCGAGAGGCGCACGCTCAGGGAAACCCGGACGTCGCCATCGACAAACAGAAGAAGatccaggaggagagagagctggCTCAGCAGGAGGCTGATAAA GTCCGGGCCCGCTACGAGAAAGTCCTGGAGGAAGTGAACCGCTACGCCCCGCGCTACATGGAGGAGATGGAGTCCATCTTTGACACATCACAGGACGAGGAGCGCAAGAGGATCGTCTTCCTCAAACAGGCCCTCCTCTCCATCCACAAACATCTGGACATCACCAACAACGAGAG CGTGCGAGCCGTGTATGACGAGCTCCACAACACTCTGATGGGCATCGACGAACACGAGGACCTCCGCTGGTGGAAGAACACTCACGGGCCCGGGATGCCCACCGACTGGCCTCACTTCCAG GAATGGACACCTGAGAAGAAAaccaagaaaggaaaagaaacaaagaaagtggTCGAGAAGAAGGGAACAATAGAGAGGAG TGCGATGATCGGAGGAGTGAGAGTAAGAGCTCTGTATGATTATGTTGGCCAGGAGACAGACGAGCTGTCATTTAAAGcag gCGAGGAGTTCTTGAAggtggaggatgaggatgatcaGGGCTGGTGTCGAGGGATGAAGGACGACGGCTGGGAGGGGCTTTACCCCGCTAACTATGTGGAGGTGGTGTAG